Genomic DNA from Bombus affinis isolate iyBomAffi1 chromosome 8, iyBomAffi1.2, whole genome shotgun sequence:
GATTGAACCAAATATTGCATCGTtgcgaattaaaaatatatttttcgcgATTATAATTGTGAAGAACATGAAATTCGATATGTTGCATAATTACTTAAGAATAATCAATACGGTCGTGTTCTGCTATGCCATTGCAGAATATAGGGGGGTCTATTGTTTCAGTGAACCAATCCAAATATTGTTTTtcccttccttcttcttctttcttatgACATTATCGCTTTAAATTCCATGCACAAACCCATAAAGTTAAAAAATACATTCTACAAATATTGGACaagtaaaaaattgataaacgcTATAATATACACGCTaaacataatttaaataaagaatTCGAGAACAAAATTCTACAACAGATAGACCCTCCATATTTCTGtacaaaaattgtattttaccTCTATCTAGTTTCTATTCATTCGTCCTACCGGCGTATTACGAAAAACGGATTGCATACACGTTAAAAAAATTGAATCGTCAAGATGGAAGATCAGTGCCAGTCCCACACGAACGGCGGACAGTTATAATTTATGGcacaataaataaatagttctttcgttattacgttattatgCTAATTATCCTTCATGTACAATACAAGAACCGCATGTTTCGTTTCGCTTGAAATTGGACTGACACGTTCCATTAGGAAATGAGAAACAtactaaaaaagaaagaaaaataaaaaaaaggaaagaaagagaacgaTTACCATCCGAAAAAATAAGATCCATATACTGTTTAGAAAATTACCCAACTTATAAACGGGTTAAACATTAGTCcgtttgattaaaattttcaacaatatactaagacatttataaataaatcaTTAACACTCTCTTTCCAGGGACTCTTTTCTCAATTACGAGGAACGCAGACTATGGACACTGAATTAGAATTATTTAGGCCTAGGACACattcaaataaattaattaaagtaaaaataactttaaatataaacaaaatttttgttGTTTTAGTGAAATTATTGTTGTTCTATATTCCAAATCATCTTCTGCTTTCCTCTTACAATGATCGAAACTATTATAAGATTTTAAACTGTTCGATACATCGTAAAGAATAAGTATGTATTGCGCGCAGGAAAGAAAAATAGCAATTCAATCAAAGATTTCACCAGTTCGTGGCCGTTTTCAATATCCAGACATTTCCTATCAGTTACCAAAATTATTACTGTTCACTCAAGAAACGAACTTTTGGTACTGTTTGGTACGGTCTCATTCTCTCTCCCTTCTCAAATCCTTGCAAGTTTCTAATCTTACACCGATACACACTTCACAAAACTCGCTTCaagatattcaaatcaacgaggcattatataaattatattcgaTGGTACCTATACTGTAAAGGAAAAACATCCTCGCACAACATCAATTACATTCAGATCGATCTTAAGGCTGATTTGGTATTTTCTTTCACTAATCAGAATCAACTTATATATTTACAAATccacattattattattttttacctTTTTCGTTTGTCCGTGAGCTGGTATTTTTCAACACTTTTCAACAAACGAATTACATTATCTACGTACGCTGCTGCAACCGTTAACGGCTGCGAAAATCTCATGGTCAACGAGGAATCATTAATTCACCTTTGACGATGATATACATTAAACACAAAAATGTTTTAAGACAGTTACAACGAATCGTACGCAACAATGTTGAAGTTTAAAATCATTTGGAAAAAATATCGAAGAGACTTctacaaatgaaattttcatgCAAAACAATCATTTTATTcccattaatattattttagttttgttaaatagaaattaatcaaatacAAAAATCACATTGAGGAATTCGAATCTTTTTCTAGACTCTgtcaaaaatatattcaaattaatGATCCTCTATTTACGTTTAGTAATTTATAAAAGTTAATGGTactacgataataataataattataataataataataattaagagCAGTTTTAATTTACGCGTAAGAGAAAtatgtgcgaattactttatgtAATATAAAGACGAAATCGTTCGACACTTATGAAAGCCCTGCCTCTCTTTtagcaaaaaagaagaaacaattttataagaaaaattaattaatacctTTTATCAATCAGTCACAACTTTCATTTACAACACAATAGCTTACATGATTACAAGGCGATTACACGTCAGAAGTTAGTCCGCAAAGATATTAGATACTGACAACAAACCATTCCTATTAATTAGATATTGATAAACTTATGACACAGTGATTGATGCCAACGTTAACttaaaaacaaaacaaaacaagaaataaaacaaaagaaaaatataaaaagaaaagatacaACAAATTACAAAAAACGAAACATACGTGGTAACATTGCGCCGTTCAATATGGTGTGCGATCGTAAAAAACGCTAGAAATGATTGCACACCCGTATCTGTGAGTCAGCATCAATCATTTGTCTTTATAAAATTGACTAAAAACGCAACGTTTGCATTAATTTAATATGGGCCTGTATTAAAATAGTAACTATGAACAACAGAGGGCATAGTAGCATTAAATGTGACACATGTGTAAAACTATATGACGAGAGGCATGTCTTTCTTGTTCGGCAAATTCACCTTTTTACCTTGCCAAAGGCTGTTGTGTATCGTAAAGGCATCTATGGTCACAGTCAGATGCTTTGTGTGTACTTGAGAAAAGCATTTTGCTCCTGaattgtatctaaaaacaaagaattatattataaatttattatatacattattGTACTCACAAGAGTTacatagtatatgtatatattcaaTCCACGTGATTATGCAAATGGTACATACGAGAAAAAggttttcacatttttcaatgTCCTTGCTTAATAACATGGTATTGCAATGTAGAATGAGATCAAGAAGTAGAATGAGATAGAAGTACATCTACaataaaaatctaaaaataaaaatctatgaTGACAAACTTACTTGAAAAATTTGTCGAACATTTTATCCATGACTTGTTTCGGTCCAGTACCATATAACTTTGAAACTTCTTCTCTATCTGGGCAGTATGAGTAGAGAGCCCGGAATTGGCAGCCAGCATCTCGAAATAAGATAAGAAAATGCTTGCTTTCTGATCTTGCAATTTCGTCCAAAACTCTTCTCTTAGCTTCCTTATTTACCGTTCCCGGAAACACACAATACTCCACAGCGTTTAGCATAATGCCACGATTTGACTTGGTGGTTGGTTGTTTATACAATCTCGGACCTATTGACAAAAAGAAACCAATCTCATAAAGTTTACGCAATATAAACTTCATCAGTGAATAATTGCTTGCTTAACAACttaatttaacaaaattttcCACGTGGAGAATTTAAGTGTATTCCACATCTCCTAAAAAAAGAACATTTCTTCATAAAGATGGCaacaaatttcaatttataaattatgaatTCTTACATTTGTACCTGAGtagtaaataaatgaaatttgtaaCTAACTTTCTTAAAATCCTTACCATTATAGTCCATCATCGAACTTGGTGTACTACTGATATCGCTGCTACCATCATCGAACACGCGTCTCTTGGTCATCAAACCGGGAGGTAAAGAACCAGGTCCTGATGGCGACGGAAGATGCCTCATGCTACCCATGCCCGGACTCGGTGCTCTCCTAGGAGGTGTAGCTCTGCCCAGTCCGCTGTCCGTATCTGTGTATCGACACATCATACCGTCTTGATCACTACTCGAACCTGCGAACGCAAGCTCGGTATATgaagatagaaataaaaaaaaaaagactcgaACGTATGTGTCCGTCCACGAGATAAAGGACAAGAGATACGGCCTTTCAACAGTCAGTCCAATGTATAATACGTTTATACCCATCCAAGCAAGAGGAATTTGAACGGaatcaattttattaattactaaaCAGTTAGTCCCTGATACGGATTGTGAGATATTAGTCACTTGTTAGACTTACGAAGGACCTTCAAGAGTATCCATCTTCATAGCTTGCGTCCAATATAAaaactttgaaaaatatatatcatacaaatattaaaaatttgttttctttttaattctatGTATCGTCTAAGTTGTTCAAACAGTAAAACTTTTCATGATTCTAAGATAATCTAAGCAACTATTTATTCGAGGAATTTCGAAAACCATAACGATTCCGACAATTTGACTCAGATACTATTTAATCTAACACTTTGTAAAACGCGACGAAAAAACAGTGGACAAATTCATTTGTGGTAAAACATATGATTGCTAGTAGTAATTTTGCGATTTTAGCGGACAAACGAAGCATAACAAATTCATCTATAGACAGTATAATCCGTTAAATGCAGTAGTAAATGTATTAACTCATGCAGCACTTATGAGCTCTATTGAGAAATATAATGCTCTTCGCTAAGATGAATTTACTATGCTATATTACCATAATACCTGGAAATAAAAATAGAGAGGAATGACAGAACAAATACATATTCAACATAAGTGATGGATAAGATGATACAGGACCTAAATGTGAGTCAGAGTGAAAGGTTATTATATGGAAACTGGAACCACCAACAATAATCTGAAAAACACTGAAAACATTGGTACCCATAACCAGTGCTGTACAACAATAAGCCCAACAAGCATCAACTTAAATTTATCTGCAGCAAATGAGTTATCCTGTGAATGAGAATCAAAATTTTATCTGCTCATAGAGGAACATTTTGAGAAGTAAAGAAGTAaagacaatttaaaaaaaaaaaggctgGGAAGCGCTTATGTATCATTTATCTCTCAAGCAATAGAATATAAACATAGCAGATAGAATTTCGAACACATCTAAACAATGTGCTGTTGGTGTATGCGTGTAAGTATATCACTGCCACCTGTGCTCCGATCTGCCACCATGCGACTACGTGTATGCTATGTAGCCTACAAAAAATTGGAACGGTGTACGGGACACGTAAAATATACTTTTGCACGATAGAAGGGGGATTAAACGTATTCCAAGTCACTGGTGCTTCTTACCACACAAATTCATCAAGGAATTAGACTTTCTCCCCTTAAAGTTTTGGTAACTCGGGTATTTAGGCCTGCCTCTAACCTGTTGCTGAGGCTCCTGCACATCTGCAATAATGCAATGTTTACCTTGTTACATTCCAAACGCTATGTACGATCAAAGATTAATAGTAGGGGATGCTTCAATCGTACGTCATTGCATCAGGGGCAGAGTCTAACTACGAGCCATGTCCACTAGGAACATCAAAAACTCAAGGTAGCCAGTGCAGGTTGGTGCAGAACAATGTTGCGTTCCAACTGAAAGATGTCTACTATAAGGCGCTACTTAAAAATAAAGTCATACCCTTAAGTAACCTTACTTAGGTAATTTGAAGAATAATCAAATGCTAATGAAATATTCAACATTGTAAGATTCATACGTAGCTGCCCATACCAGTGATACATCCTGCAACGAGTCTACTTTCATCAAGCCAAACGTTTAAAGGAACATGATTTAAGGCATTCTTTCTATAAACAATATTCAACCCACCTCTAGATGTTTTGTAGGAACCACGTCGACCAAGTTGATTCATACTTCGACAAGGGGAGGAACCTCTACCGTCGTCGGGTGAATCTACGGAAGATACTAAAATAGGGTACCTCTATTACAATCAGTTAGTTCCTCTCCAGGACGATACTAAATACTATATATGTTCTTAAGAATATGTTCTGCTACGACATTACATTAATAAacagatattttaaataaatttgaagcATGCAAAATTGTACGAAAAGAAAAGTgccataatatatatatatatatatcattcacacgttaaaaattaataattttgaaaaaaaaatattgaacaCAATATATCGTCAAGTATTTTCCATTCTTGCTTATATATATTTGATACAATAATATTGCATTTTTTTCTGTTATATATGAAGTGATTGTATATATGTTATAACTAATTAATTTGGGAATATTTCCATAAATTTTGCCGTCAAATATTAGAAGCAGCAAGTATAAACAAAACACTCCAATCAGCATGTTAATAATCATAGGATGACATTTAATATTCCAATAATTTGTTACTTGTTTAGCTCTTCTTATGCAAAgctaacaaatatatatatatgtgatgTTTTAGATATATACGCGAGTCAGAGAGTGTGTGTTGTGCATACCCCTGAGACTGCCGCCCCGATAAAGAGGGCCGGAACGTCGTTCATCGAAATGGGCAGCAGTGAGACTGTCCTGCGAGCCTCGGTAGTAATCTCGCCTCATCGTCGGAGAAGTCAGCGACGCTACAGTAAGTGTGTTAGTGCAAAACAATCAGCTCGAAATTTCTTTACTATTCTAGTTTATTCAAATGAGTATCTAGGTAATGTATGAGATCAGTTCGCTGTGCAATGTTTTCATCTGGAACGATCGACGGCTAAACTAGTATAGCCGAAAAAATTTAGAGCTTATGGAATTGTGACTGGGTGAGCTcccataaaacaaaagaaaacaaCAAGAAAATCAGTATGAAAAACACGACGttactaaaggaaaaaaaaattagATCTTTCGGACTTGAATTTTCGCCATGCAAAAAATAAATGCAATTACATTACAACACTAAGAAACTGTTACTATTAGATTATAATAAAGGAATATACTTGTTACGATAGCAGTGGTAACTGTTATCTTGGAGGTGACTTAATACATGTACAGTAATATATGTTAAAATATGTTGGtcattacattatataaataacaatCATTTTAACTATATGTATCCTATTTAATTTCCTCTCCAAGAAACACTGATCATTGCAGTGAATAATTGTTTCACTACCAAATGTTAGATTCGTTATTATACCTGTACTTAGATTAGAAGAAGAACCCTTCTTTCCACGGCTCGGCGTAAGAGCTCCAGAATCCAACTCCGTACCAGCATCCACATGAATCGTTTTGGGTCGAGGTCGAGTTGTTGCAGTCTTGTTACGCAATTTCGTTGGTTTTATTGTATTAAGAAGTTCTTTATCGATAACCTTGCCCTAAGTAATAGTAACAATTTCTAGCGATTAATTCAATTAAAACACTATTGATGACAGAAAACTTAGAAAAAGCATTCACTTCTCTTTCTGCCTCTTCTATTGCTTTCTTTACTTTATGTTGTTCTAAAATAGCTGCCCTTCGTTGCCTTTCCTCTTCCTTTTTACGAGCTCTTTCTTctgctttcaatttttcttgtTCTCGACGAGCTTGCGCTTCTacctcttttctctctttcatcTCTTCTTGTTGCTGTCTTCTTTGTAATGATAAGAGCATTATACGTTCCTTTTTCCGTTCCATTTCATCAAGAGAATTCTACAACAATATTCCAATAAAGTGTATGTaaggtaaaagaaaaaaaaaagattgtaCAGCGACAAAATTCATGCGAAGTTTATCGCATAACTTACTGGATCAGGATTTGCTAATTGATTTCCAATTATTAAACCAACTCCAGATTGTCGACTCTCTCCACTCATCTCATGTCGTTCTCTttgcttttctctttctccttctctttgTATTTCTCTATCTCTAATTTCTTGCCGTTGGAAGTCTCTCTCGTCTATCTGACGCTGCTTTTCTCGATCAGAATCTCGTTGAATTTCCAGCTGTTTCTGCCTATCCATAACAATCGCAGAAGGAGAGTCAGGACGCATCGTAAAATCTTCACTGTCAACATATGAAGACACGCCTCTTtcctaaagaaaaaaaaaaattacacatttattatatacataacaCGTCCTGTATACGGAttctaaaatttttaaattatcattaCATATTTACCTTTTTAGGGGATGTCCTTTTCACTCTAAGGGTTGGTTTTGGTTTTTTCGGCGCGTCATTATCAAAGCAGATATAAAATCCTTTTTCACCAGCATCCGTTGGATCTAAAGGCGTTACCTCTGGTGTACCTGATGGAGATGGTGTGGCTTCTCTTAATGATGGATGAGGTTGAAATGAATTACGTGATATTGAAGGTCTAGTTGGTGATGGAATTCTATATGTACGGCTGCCGGACGTGATGTTTAAACCTCTTATACCTTGTGTAAGCTCATCATCATTTCCTTTAAAACACATGAATGAGTGAACAAAAAGAGGATGAAAACAAAAACATAAACGTAATGAATTCTTTGAAGATATTACACATGATATGTTTTTAGGTGAATGGGGAAAAAAAAACACTTACCAATAAATGATATATTCTGAGGCTTCATGTCATCAACAGGTGGAGCTGGAACAGGTGCGTGCATTGCAGTAATTTGTCTTTTTTCAGTAGGGCTTTCACACTTAATCGGTATATGGTGTACAGTTGGCCTTTTTGGTTCAGGACTTTCACTCATTAACTGACTTATTCGATGAACCTACATATCAAAATTGAGGATAGAAAATTTGGTAGCGACgacattaatataatatataaactaTCAAACTGTCACAAATAAACGAACCTTATAATGATAACTATACGAATTAGTAAAACTGGATGAATGAAAAAACTGCATTTTTAGTtgtataaatcttttaaaaaGGCAGGTAATTTAAAAAAGGGAGAGGAGCGCTCGAACGTTGAAACTTCAATCCGAGGAGCGTCTGCTATACTAGGTGTGAAGAGAGTATCTATAAATGTGCATTACATCACTAACTGGTTCCATGACAGTTTCttacatatacacatacatgTATGAAGCAATTCATTTACAATCTAATTGACCAAAAAAAGTAGCGAATAATATACAATCTTAACAATAAAACAAAACTTCTCTGTTAGTTTAAATTAgtattatgaaaatatatataattatttatttttattttttacgtgcttaaaatataaattttattaaaaatacattaattAAAACGAAGTTTGATAAATTGGACTTCAAGAATttaagatatattttaatattgtttccataaataaaataaaattttaaataatacttagataaaaatagaaataaaaatttttccttgtgaattattaaagaaaaataaaaatcaaatagAATAACTAAAGATCATTATACTCACAGCATTGCGATGTTGTGGACTAGCAGAAGATGGTGGTGTTTGATTAAAGATAGATGTAGATGATGGATATGTAGGACCAGGATGACTCATTTGATTATTACAAAGACTATGATCTCCACCATTGAGGTACCTCGGTTCTTGAGGAGTATCGTGTAGAACAAATCCTTTCTGTTGAGGTGGATGCGTTCCCCAATTTCGTGTATCTTGATATAAGCGCATGTCTTGTTGATAAGCTACATAAAGTTTTGAAAGATTTAtgttaaaaattatgaaaacatCAATAGATTAAATCCTAGGCTGTTATAATGTACATACGTGTTGGTTGAGTACTATATCGTGGATCCATTGACTGCTGATAGCCCACAGCAGCCATTTCATTTGCTAAGCTTTGAGTTGGAGGTGGTTGACCCCACATTCGTCTTTGCAATTGGGGTTGATCATGTAGATAAAACTGAGATTGCTGAGTATCTTGTAATTTGGATGTTAATGGATTTATAGGCGCCATTCCAAAATTCTAAACAGGGaaggaaaaaagatataaatgttttagatgttattataaaataactaaattacgGAACTGGAAAATAGTACATACTTGCATATGTTGTTGACTAAGACTTTGCAATTGCTGAAACTGTTGCTGTATTTGCTGTTGATGCTGTGTCATTAAATGCTGCTGCTGTATTTGATTTTGCTGATTTGCTAAACGTTGTATATCAGCTTGTATTTCACTAAGACTGTTATTCATTCTGCGAAAAGGTGTACATATTCTTTTTCAACAGATTTGATAAAACGAAATCTTTgtatattataaaatgaaaatgtaTACTAACTGTGATATAGATTGATGATATTGCTCAAGATCCATGTTCTCAATATCTGGAGTGCGTCTTGTTTCAATAAATGGGGCGTTACCGTCATGCTCTAACCATTTATGTTCAACATCCCGAACATCCTCACTAATTTCCTATGATCATTGGTACAAATATTAAATGATTATTTGGAATATGTAAAGAATGTATTCTCtcataatattaatatactGCACACCTACAGGTACATTAgccattttgtattttatccaTTTCTCAATATCTAATAATTGATGACAATCTTGCAACataatatacgtatatcttTTGACATATgcacaaatatttcaattaaaaataaataatatacttgTAGATGTATAAGTAAACAGAAGTTTAATGTGTGTgaacaatataatattattgGTGATCATTTAAATTGAAGACCCGTAATATTGATGACCTAAAGCTTAGAGTCAGTTTATAAGTCATATTTTTCTATAGTAATTTTAAGAGCTGAAATTGCCTTTCAATGCGATTTTCCCTTGAAGTAGTAGATAAGATTACAATAAACACAGATCAATGTCTACAATTAACTACTGTAAAAATGTACACATATAACAATAGATCAGTCCAGTTCAAAGTATTCATACATACATCACATATGTATTCCAATGTAAGATTGGTTTTGTTAATGTTTTTGTGCTAAAGTATGTTTAGAACACAAGTGTAAAACCACCACCACAAACAATAATTTCAAATCAAATTTCAAACACGTCTCTATAGATTCTTATCCAGGGAGTGTTTAGTACTGTACCATGCGTTCCGAGAGCGATATTGTACAAAATTGCATTGAAACGTGGGAACAGAGTAGCAAACTTGATCAAAGACCACAGAATGCATTGAGACTGTTTCGTTTTCCTCTATGACTAAATGTAAGCAACGATAAGCAGAATAATCATacattgttaaaaaaaaagactcaaTTGAGATTATTTTCTGATTAAAAGAAATTATAGAAAGCACATTTTCTATCTTACTTGCAGCGTACTAaggcaattattattattattgctctTTACTTGTTTCTTATattaagaattaaaaataagaGATCAAAGTCCTTTTAATGATATCTTTAAAAGCAAAAGTACAAAAGAAGTTAACGAATGTCTAGAAGCCATACATAAGCCATGTATGTAAATTGCTAGACGAATCAGCAAATATTTCTCTTTCAAATGTTCATCTACAGGAACACTGTTGTATAATATCGTACCTTGAGCGAGAAGGGTCTCTGTGGTTTTTCTTGAGAGGGTTGTTGGGTTACAGGGGTCGTCTCGGAAACACTTGTCGGGGTCTCCCCCGAAGATCCGGAGGTTACAGGAGTGGGGGGACCAATTTCAGCCGGACTGTCCCCCCCAGACGTTGATGAAGAGGGAGATTTAACCTTACCCTGCAACCAGCCCAAGCACCGTGCCTTGTTAAGTACTTGGAGTCCGCATATGCTGAGTCCAATATGTCATCAACCACCACACCATGGTCGGACTTCTCCGCAGCCAAATATATACGTTACATTCAAGCACTAAACGCCAAAGCCAATTCAAAGACTTGCAAATACTTAATTACCAATAGCTTTCTTCGCTATTGCACAACTGAATAATTCTTTTTAAGTAAGTACGATAGAACTTCCATAGTGCACAATGTTCCCAACTAAAGTGAATGAGTAAATAGGTATCCGTTTATCTGATTACTTGAAGAACTTGAAAAGAAACATAGCGTTTTTACTGCCTTTATCTTCTACATTCTCAGATATAAATTATCTTTTACTAGGAATTACAATTCTTATAATTTGATTTCGTTTATATTTAGGATTTTTCAGTTTTTctaaatttaatatcaatagATGAGAAGTAAGTCAATTTGAATATAACTTTCTCGGTTAAAAGTTGCTAATTACTAATGTAAAACATGCATACCGTCACCAAATTAATTTAAACGGTTACTTGTTTATTACTCACATTACTTATTTAgagatatttttacataaacatGTATAAAGCGGAGGAACGAGAACGGCATCCAAGGAATTGATAatctattttattatacaaagtGTGTAGTCTACGTTCAATTTTATAATTCTGTAATAATAGAACTTTATCATATCAGCATGCACTTACCACCAAGTACAGCTGAAagataagaaagaaaaacgtATTACAATAGTTTAGCTGGCAATAAAGATTATCTGCATTAACCATGATAGGCGTCAAAATTATATCACATTTGCAACTACACACAAAGATTCATCGCTCCAGAAGCTAATGATATGACAGAAATATAGATGTTACGGAAAGAAATTAACAAGTATCGAAAAATATGCGGCATTTACCTGAAATAAAACATTATTATCGCAAGCTCACTTACAACGCTACTTCACAGTAATTGAATATAGTAATACAGCCAGTTATAAAATCAAATAAACGTTATAGAagcaaatatataataaatatcgaaTTGCTTGTGGATCTAAAGAAATTTCGttacagaagaaaaagaaactgttCGACGTTCGATACAATATAATTATGCATTGCTCTATACTAAACACCCGTGGCTAAATTTCAAATACCTCATGGCTGTATTCAATGCTCTGTTTCGTTTCGATTTATCTCCTTTCCCCTATTCTTGTACGAGAACAATCGAAGATTAATTCCTCCGGTATACTAAGTATAATTAAAAACGAGAAAACGAAGCACATATACGCTCTCTAAAAATACTTATTCTCATATC
This window encodes:
- the LOC126919322 gene encoding patronin isoform X22, whose product is MWSAITRLFVKGKTEESAPRTKDRTCDGVPDTVVHVFDAMDRNAGDDRRKGPAGEQHHDGAESEHFSDAYDSRQAKQRASVKWLLSKAYNNRVPENLRDPYYIDNENQEHLKPQIVHALSNAELYCLALANIYSDPNYHNQNHCGILQALARKGVYLAEPNNTQLTETILIQNSPLKMSAHMAVIEGLMVLYAKEVVTGDRVVSAIRRFDPQAEVDVPADHEKGLLLWISHASNALIAKIQAEEGAGDKTRLPELPAAKDFQSLCDGVGLAAVVAFYCPGELNWMDIRVSKRPSVADALHNLSLVHAFCNRCLPYSIFHMLPEDVTYMRGCMKQNLVVFLADMYNVLEIHPAKCVRYPGEERAMQFLDACPRNSHGVAHKRSLPQSIAPIPDLRSNLSVSAPGFTVAKAPSSSSVKKSQSLQQTAENYSHDDRRAGSEESFVVHRGKGIPTLSSVADEKSITRVDAAGRPSNWEEQRRSSYAGRRSRRNSVSDDSQLTIENFGGSQDNLHNFGRNPDKEVGAHIGKRSTTEPTLPARSSVQDVYGSGVQHILSDNGYDKEEPPRLRRQTSNSSLDNVALKQILHSSENVNSDGDTSKLASFANLSRQSSEKGINLTYTEQERDDSKSNLSNKKLGQTNGNRNGEKKTTFATLPNTTTWQQQSNQQSQQMEQHSVADENGGNTIMASQLNNIRLKLEEKRRHIENEKRRMEVVMSKQRQKVGKAAFLQAVTKLYLVGKVKSPSSSTSGGDSPAEIGPPTPVTSGSSGETPTSVSETTPVTQQPSQEKPQRPFSLKEISEDVRDVEHKWLEHDGNAPFIETRRTPDIENMDLEQYHQSISQICTPFRRMNNSLSEIQADIQRLANQQNQIQQQHLMTQHQQQIQQQFQQLQSLSQQHMQNFGMAPINPLTSKLQDTQQSQFYLHDQPQLQRRMWGQPPPTQSLANEMAAVGYQQSMDPRYSTQPTPYQQDMRLYQDTRNWGTHPPQQKGFVLHDTPQEPRYLNGGDHSLCNNQMSHPGPTYPSSTSIFNQTPPSSASPQHRNAVHRISQLMSESPEPKRPTVHHIPIKCESPTEKRQITAMHAPVPAPPVDDMKPQNISFIGNDDELTQGIRGLNITSGSRTYRIPSPTRPSISRNSFQPHPSLREATPSPSGTPEVTPLDPTDAGEKGFYICFDNDAPKKPKPTLRVKRTSPKKERGVSSYVDSEDFTMRPDSPSAIVMDRQKQLEIQRDSDREKQRQIDERDFQRQEIRDREIQREGEREKQRERHEMSGESRQSGVGLIIGNQLANPDPNSLDEMERKKERIMLLSLQRRQQQEEMKERKEVEAQARREQEKLKAEERARKKEEERQRRAAILEQHKVKKAIEEAEREGKVIDKELLNTIKPTKLRNKTATTRPRPKTIHVDAGTELDSGALTPSRGKKGSSSNLSTDVQEPQQQVRGRPKYPSYQNFKGRKSNSLMNLCDTDSGLGRATPPRRAPSPGMGSMRHLPSPSGPGSLPPGLMTKRRVFDDGSSDISSTPSSMMDYNGPRLYKQPTTKSNRGIMLNAVEYCVFPGTVNKEAKRRVLDEIARSESKHFLILFRDAGCQFRALYSYCPDREEVSKLYGTGPKQVMDKMFDKFFKYNSGAKCFSQVHTKHLTVTIDAFTIHNSLWQGKKVNLPNKKDMPLVI